The following are from one region of the Nitrospirota bacterium genome:
- a CDS encoding pilus assembly PilX N-terminal domain-containing protein — protein MIKLKTYTKILNDKDGTALVIAMVFLGLLTTIGLFALLNSTTELTSSASYRGNKEAFYAAEGALEYIKGDGHYFTTKATINFPDNNHPTAAARDLAADGTDATGSVKYLNSGNPPPGYGFSAKDTMSSYFVIEATGTAASGVQNTQEEGVAKILPKG, from the coding sequence ATGATAAAATTAAAGACCTATACAAAAATATTAAATGATAAAGACGGCACTGCCCTCGTCATTGCAATGGTCTTTCTGGGCCTGCTTACAACAATAGGATTGTTTGCCTTACTCAACTCTACTACTGAGCTTACAAGCTCGGCGAGTTACAGAGGCAATAAAGAGGCATTTTATGCAGCAGAGGGCGCCCTCGAGTATATTAAGGGCGACGGGCACTACTTTACTACGAAGGCGACCATTAACTTCCCTGATAATAATCATCCGACGGCAGCAGCACGGGACCTCGCGGCAGACGGCACTGATGCAACAGGTTCTGTCAAGTATCTGAATTCAGGCAATCCACCGCCTGGTTACGGTTTCAGCGCCAAGGATACTATGTCAAGTTATTTTGTGATAGAAGCAACCGGCACAGCCGCTTCCGGGGTGCAAAACACTCAGGAAGAAGGCGTTGCCAAAATTTTACCTAAAGGATAA
- a CDS encoding VWA domain-containing protein, with the protein MKKLLIAIGIMMIFPVVVHADDVEIYGTTTSEIKPNVLIIFDNSGSMNEEVRSAIGYDPSFTYPVAMACGGGDNVLCETNKVYRWRGVEKIWQGHTTMASVQSRCASAYNNLSQQGTYTGRLSTAGACSTSSGTYASGNYVNFLVSQTGGTDPSLPKLTIAKKVISELVQTTDEVNFGLMIFNQSQGGHLEFPVSDMSTGTNRQDIVDAINAIEGDSWTPLAETQYEAMRYYSGQSSYFNAGTNYTSPIQYACQKNYIILMTDGMSTEDRSPVLQTICSSGDCDGDGYEPAGDSRKSYAYQGSDYLDDVTKYLHDNDMSSSLEGTQNVSTYTIGFGLLGSDDGATLLLKETASNGGGTYYAAYNTQTLNQAFVEILGTIVQDNTSFVAPVVPVSPENKTYSGDSVYIGFFKPAMGAFWSGNLKKYGLDLDNGTVVDKNGNAALDSSGNFLETSVSYWSTYADGGQVEDGGVGGVLLARSSARNIYTYLGTSTTLTHSSNAFTTGNSALTYNLFNMSNDTEKNSLINYIHGYDAYGPAPGVKRDWILGDILHSRPTVVHYSESYSVIYVGANDGMLHAFADTTGEELWGFIPTDVLGSLKNLVTGSSHPYFTDASPKAFIKDANGNGIISAGEGDKVVLIFGERRGGRAYTALDVTTPASPIVLWRIGDSITATDPDVGSVWSDSELGQTWSEPEIARVAIGGEAKYIFMIGGGYDTISEDAVPRPADAAEGRAVYAVDIMTGAKLWEYSHSTSTGASDPSNSKHDMTYAIPSSLTIIDSDGNGYADRAYVGDVGGQIWRFDIGNSNTSNWTGKIIFKSNPGADNTAGRKILYPPDFVQEIGYDVLYFGTGDRENPRDTSVVDRLYAVKDASNITTALTESNLVNVTENLLQSSSSSASDIATILTNLSTGKGWYIKLDQHSGEKVLAPASVFAKVVYYTTFSPSDGEDLEPCVPNRGVARVFALNYLTGEAVFNYDTANDSGYASETNSRAIGNNSEILKRSDRYDVIGSGIPSGVVVIINEEGEGALIGVGGGLEIPEVRAGKTAIRLYWRDK; encoded by the coding sequence ATGAAGAAATTATTAATAGCAATTGGCATCATGATGATATTCCCCGTTGTCGTCCATGCGGATGATGTAGAGATATACGGCACAACAACATCGGAGATCAAGCCAAATGTCCTGATAATCTTTGACAACTCAGGGAGTATGAATGAAGAGGTCCGCAGCGCTATAGGTTATGATCCGTCTTTTACATACCCTGTGGCCATGGCATGCGGCGGAGGAGATAATGTCCTGTGTGAAACTAACAAGGTATACAGGTGGCGCGGGGTTGAGAAGATCTGGCAGGGACACACAACCATGGCAAGCGTTCAGTCCCGTTGTGCTTCAGCATATAATAATCTGTCCCAGCAGGGAACTTATACAGGCCGTCTTTCAACAGCCGGCGCCTGCAGCACATCATCCGGCACATATGCATCAGGGAACTATGTAAACTTTCTTGTGAGCCAGACAGGAGGCACAGACCCCTCACTCCCCAAATTGACCATTGCAAAGAAGGTTATCTCCGAACTCGTTCAGACTACAGACGAGGTCAACTTTGGACTGATGATATTTAATCAATCACAGGGCGGTCACCTGGAATTTCCTGTATCAGATATGTCAACAGGGACCAACAGACAGGACATCGTTGATGCTATAAATGCCATCGAGGGTGATTCATGGACGCCTCTTGCCGAAACCCAATATGAGGCAATGCGATATTACAGCGGACAGTCAAGCTATTTTAACGCTGGCACAAACTACACCTCTCCTATCCAGTACGCATGCCAGAAGAACTATATCATTCTGATGACTGACGGCATGTCCACTGAAGACAGGAGTCCAGTATTACAGACAATCTGCAGCAGTGGTGATTGTGATGGCGATGGATACGAGCCTGCCGGAGACTCAAGGAAATCCTATGCATATCAGGGATCGGATTATCTTGATGATGTGACAAAGTATCTGCATGACAATGACATGAGTTCAAGTCTCGAGGGCACCCAGAATGTCAGCACCTATACCATAGGATTCGGGCTCCTCGGGTCAGATGACGGCGCTACACTCCTGCTTAAGGAAACAGCCAGCAACGGCGGCGGGACATATTATGCAGCTTATAATACGCAAACACTAAATCAGGCGTTCGTTGAAATACTTGGGACAATAGTGCAGGACAACACATCATTTGTTGCCCCTGTGGTGCCAGTCAGCCCTGAGAATAAGACCTACAGCGGTGACTCCGTTTATATCGGATTCTTCAAGCCTGCGATGGGTGCATTCTGGTCAGGGAATCTGAAGAAGTATGGATTGGATCTCGACAATGGGACCGTAGTGGACAAAAATGGCAACGCGGCCCTCGACAGTAGCGGCAACTTTCTTGAGACATCGGTCTCCTACTGGTCAACCTATGCAGACGGCGGCCAGGTTGAAGACGGTGGTGTAGGTGGAGTGCTCCTCGCAAGGTCTTCAGCAAGAAACATATATACATATCTTGGGACATCCACGACCCTTACACATTCATCAAATGCTTTTACAACAGGGAACAGCGCATTAACCTATAACCTTTTCAATATGTCCAATGACACAGAAAAGAACAGCCTTATAAATTACATCCATGGATATGATGCCTACGGTCCAGCGCCAGGCGTTAAAAGGGACTGGATACTGGGTGATATACTGCATTCAAGGCCTACTGTAGTTCACTATTCCGAGTCATACTCGGTAATTTATGTCGGCGCAAATGACGGCATGCTGCATGCATTTGCAGACACCACCGGTGAAGAGCTCTGGGGTTTTATACCGACAGACGTACTTGGCTCACTCAAGAACCTGGTAACAGGTTCATCACATCCGTATTTTACCGATGCATCACCAAAAGCATTTATTAAAGATGCAAATGGCAACGGGATTATATCTGCAGGTGAGGGAGATAAGGTTGTATTGATTTTTGGAGAGAGGCGAGGCGGCAGAGCATACACCGCTCTCGATGTGACGACTCCGGCATCTCCCATAGTCCTCTGGAGGATCGGAGACTCCATTACTGCCACTGATCCTGATGTCGGATCAGTATGGAGCGATTCAGAACTTGGACAGACCTGGTCTGAACCTGAAATTGCAAGGGTTGCAATCGGTGGTGAGGCAAAGTATATCTTTATGATCGGCGGCGGCTATGACACTATCAGTGAAGATGCAGTGCCAAGACCTGCTGATGCTGCAGAAGGCCGGGCCGTATATGCAGTAGATATAATGACAGGCGCTAAATTATGGGAGTATTCACACTCAACTTCAACAGGCGCATCTGATCCATCAAACTCCAAACATGATATGACATATGCAATCCCAAGTTCACTAACCATTATTGATTCAGATGGAAATGGTTATGCAGACAGGGCATATGTCGGAGATGTCGGAGGCCAGATCTGGAGATTCGACATAGGAAACAGCAACACCTCAAACTGGACCGGTAAGATAATATTCAAGTCCAATCCCGGGGCAGACAACACTGCAGGACGCAAGATCCTATACCCTCCTGACTTTGTTCAGGAGATTGGATATGACGTACTCTATTTTGGCACAGGGGACAGGGAAAATCCAAGGGATACGAGTGTCGTTGACAGGCTGTATGCTGTTAAAGATGCGAGCAACATAACAACAGCACTTACAGAATCCAATCTTGTCAATGTTACAGAGAACCTGCTTCAGTCATCATCGTCATCCGCAAGCGATATAGCCACTATCCTCACAAACCTTTCAACAGGCAAGGGGTGGTACATAAAATTAGACCAGCATAGCGGCGAAAAGGTATTAGCCCCTGCGAGTGTATTTGCAAAGGTTGTCTATTATACTACATTCTCGCCAAGCGACGGAGAAGATCTGGAGCCATGCGTTCCCAACAGAGGTGTAGCAAGGGTGTTTGCACTCAATTACCTTACAGGTGAAGCGGTATTCAATTACGATACTGCCAATGACTCCGGCTATGCAAGCGAGACGAATTCAAGGGCAATTGGAAACAATTCTGAGATATTAAAGCGAAGTGACAGATACGATGTCATAGGCAGCGGTATTCCATCCGGTGTTGTAGTTATTATCAATGAGGAAGGTGAAGGCGCTTTGATAGGCGTAGGCGGCGGCCTTGAGATCCCGGAAGTTAGGGCAGGAAAGACTGCAATCAGGTTATACTGGCGGGATAAATAA
- a CDS encoding DUF3276 family protein — protein sequence MSEKASIYTRMIRAGRRTYFFDVREARNNKRFMIIAESTRSDDGTFNRSSVIVFPDDVENFLTAFSEARALLKDGVVTESPPL from the coding sequence ATGAGCGAGAAGGCGAGTATTTATACAAGGATGATCCGGGCCGGCAGAAGGACATATTTCTTTGATGTAAGGGAGGCCAGGAATAATAAGAGATTCATGATCATAGCAGAGAGCACACGGTCTGATGACGGAACATTTAACCGCTCTTCAGTAATCGTCTTCCCTGATGATGTGGAGAACTTTCTTACGGCCTTTTCAGAGGCCAGGGCATTATTAAAAGATGGTGTGGTTACGGAATCTCCTCCACTATGA
- a CDS encoding PD40 domain-containing protein: MYWRIPMAIFIAVIYCIFSSEISFGYGSNYTHPAITALSLNSLEKDGALDRYLRNELDLQDGLSAHFAFHSEYSDSGILNQIIRNNDVYGMEFRRQYSTRMGQPYAAKYLMISGSEAEDHPTERSQHHFLDPVSNSGLDNDYYGAGVVADFLALFYPSAEQGNAGRLICSTVSLCEPGFNLDGTSAIDRVSGNSSGAYPYNYFAWPDTRSYFYDALTSDTKEERDHFFAMTFFSLGHSLHLLEDMAVPAHTRNDFLYDHIWNGIIHGSYLEGYVEEGRAVNNSSSVSDRITFKRLSDFWDNDGTNSIKGLAEYTNYNFLSEGTVFKKYGNPDWVEIEQSDVVAEDGQIDTVQYYTGLTSDGIKIPHLAAVGLLNPVLSFLGSRERAGYTAYLDPASYRDYSAILIPRAAAYVSGLTEYFFRGRIAVKRDGPDSIKIKNLSTEPLNEGAIGVYYDSNDTGLRTILSSYVIAPGVPVAPGDETGEIQVPVPGDNVEPGQYIIVFKGRLGEEDGAVIGKVYSERLLFISQRNGASEIYSMSLDGGNQNTVLPNTDPEISYTHPSGSPDGTKIAVHSARGNSDGIWMFDLSSGSLNKVTDGYWPAWSSDGKSLLYTRKSDSKSDIYILNMETGVETRLTDDDYNNLWPAWSPDGSKIAYTSQRGSRGDIIIMDLNSRLAQNLTQSLDSNDHWKPAWSPDGARIAYESPSKVVYDINEPWYVDVHVLDINSRAEVNITNSDTSSGKGVWNGTPVWMDNERIVIESNASGDAWSDLWVVDANKGGFITRLTDSIGHDGYPFIW, translated from the coding sequence ATGTATTGGAGAATACCCATGGCGATTTTTATCGCGGTAATATATTGCATATTCAGTTCAGAGATTTCCTTTGGCTATGGAAGCAACTATACACATCCGGCAATTACTGCATTATCTCTAAACAGCCTTGAAAAGGATGGGGCGCTGGATCGTTATCTGAGAAATGAACTTGATTTACAGGATGGCCTGAGTGCGCACTTTGCCTTCCATTCTGAATATTCTGACAGCGGGATATTGAATCAGATAATTCGAAACAATGATGTTTATGGAATGGAGTTCAGGAGACAGTATTCTACAAGGATGGGCCAGCCATATGCAGCCAAATATCTGATGATTTCAGGAAGCGAGGCAGAGGATCATCCTACGGAGCGATCACAACACCATTTCCTGGATCCGGTCAGTAACAGCGGGCTTGACAATGACTACTATGGGGCAGGCGTGGTCGCGGATTTTCTGGCCCTGTTTTATCCGTCTGCTGAACAGGGTAATGCAGGCCGTCTTATCTGCTCAACCGTTTCGCTTTGTGAGCCTGGATTTAATCTCGACGGCACATCAGCCATAGACAGGGTATCAGGAAATAGTTCAGGCGCCTATCCGTACAACTATTTTGCATGGCCTGACACGCGCAGCTATTTCTATGATGCACTTACATCTGATACAAAAGAGGAGCGGGATCATTTTTTTGCGATGACGTTTTTCTCGCTTGGGCACAGTCTGCATTTACTGGAAGACATGGCAGTCCCAGCCCATACACGTAATGACTTCCTTTATGATCATATCTGGAATGGCATCATTCATGGCTCGTATCTTGAAGGCTATGTGGAGGAAGGCAGGGCTGTAAACAACTCTTCCTCTGTAAGTGACAGGATAACGTTTAAGAGGCTTTCTGATTTCTGGGATAATGATGGTACAAATTCAATCAAAGGACTTGCTGAGTATACAAATTACAATTTTCTGAGTGAAGGGACGGTTTTCAAAAAGTACGGCAATCCTGACTGGGTTGAGATTGAGCAGTCTGACGTTGTTGCAGAAGATGGTCAAATTGATACAGTGCAATACTATACCGGACTGACGTCAGACGGGATAAAGATACCTCATCTTGCAGCAGTCGGTCTTCTGAATCCGGTTTTGTCATTTCTCGGCAGCAGGGAGCGGGCAGGATATACTGCATACCTCGATCCTGCCAGCTATAGGGATTATTCAGCCATTCTGATACCGAGGGCAGCAGCTTATGTGTCAGGGCTGACCGAATATTTCTTCAGGGGAAGGATTGCGGTGAAAAGAGATGGCCCTGATAGTATTAAAATAAAGAACCTGTCTACGGAACCGCTGAATGAAGGAGCCATAGGAGTCTATTATGACTCAAATGATACGGGTCTCAGGACTATTCTGTCATCATATGTTATAGCTCCTGGTGTCCCTGTAGCCCCGGGTGATGAGACAGGGGAAATCCAGGTTCCTGTGCCAGGGGATAATGTTGAGCCCGGGCAATACATCATTGTCTTTAAAGGGAGGCTTGGGGAGGAGGATGGCGCAGTAATTGGGAAGGTCTACAGCGAACGATTGTTATTCATATCTCAGCGAAACGGCGCTTCAGAGATCTATTCAATGTCTCTGGATGGCGGCAATCAGAATACAGTCCTGCCGAATACTGATCCTGAAATATCCTATACCCATCCATCCGGGTCACCGGATGGAACTAAGATAGCTGTTCATTCTGCCAGGGGCAACAGCGATGGGATATGGATGTTTGATCTGTCGTCAGGAAGTTTGAACAAGGTTACCGATGGGTACTGGCCTGCCTGGTCTTCTGACGGGAAAAGTCTCCTGTATACACGAAAGTCGGATTCAAAGAGTGACATATACATATTGAACATGGAGACAGGCGTAGAGACAAGGCTTACTGATGATGATTATAATAACCTGTGGCCTGCCTGGTCTCCGGACGGTTCAAAGATAGCCTATACGTCGCAGAGGGGGAGCAGGGGTGATATTATTATTATGGATTTAAACAGCAGGCTGGCACAAAATCTGACCCAGTCTCTTGACAGCAATGACCACTGGAAACCGGCATGGTCTCCGGATGGTGCACGGATCGCCTATGAGAGTCCTTCAAAGGTTGTATATGATATAAATGAGCCGTGGTATGTTGATGTGCACGTCCTTGATATTAACAGCAGGGCTGAGGTAAATATAACAAATTCAGATACCAGTTCAGGTAAAGGTGTGTGGAACGGCACACCTGTATGGATGGATAATGAAAGGATAGTAATAGAGTCTAACGCATCAGGAGATGCATGGTCAGACCTGTGGGTTGTTGACGCAAATAAAGGCGGTTTCATAACACGGCTAACTGATTCAATCGGACACGATGGTTATCCATTTATCTGGTAA